Genomic DNA from Shouchella patagoniensis:
GGAGGAAATTTACATGAGTTACGCTGGTGGAGGATATAATAGTGGATTTGCATTAATTGTGGTATTGTTTATTTTGCTTGTTATTATTGGTGCTTCTTGGATTTGCTAAGTTTTTTACGCCTAGGGCTACCTAGGCTTTTTTTTGATTAAAAACAATGTTCAATGTGGGGTTGATTGGGTATAAAAGAAGAGATAGAATATGGATGTGTTTGAAAGGGGTGGGGACATGGATAAAACAAATAGATCTTATAAACCAAAGCGTTTTTATAAAATCGGATTTTTTATTGTATCTGGGTTATTGTTAGCTCTAATTATTGTATTAATTGTTGGAGCCTTACGTTTGTTTGCAAATGTTGATCAAGGACAAATGCCATCAGTTAATAATGATCACAATTCAGCGGAATTATTGTCTTTTCAGTTAACTAGGGAACAAACAAATACGCTACTC
This window encodes:
- a CDS encoding YjcZ family sporulation protein, which translates into the protein MSYAGGGYNSGFALIVVLFILLVIIGASWIC